TTTACGACGGTCTCCTGCCCCGCAGCCTGCCAGGCCACAATGCCCCCGTCCAGATTGATGAGCTCCGGTATGGCGCCATCAGCCTCAATCTCGCTGGCCAACAGCTCAATTGCCTGTTGCGAGCGGGCACCCGAGTGGCAGTGAATCAGAACTCGTGGGTAGTTCGACTGGAGGTTCCGCTCAGCCCACGCTTCGCGAATCGCAGCCCACCCACGGCTGCGAATGTTGCCGAGTGGCACAAGCACAGATCCGGCAATGGCAGCCTCCGCGTGTTCTTCAGGCTCGCGTACATCGATGAGAGGCACACCCTCGGCAAGAAGCTCGTGCGCCGTGTTGGGGCCAATGCTGCGCATGCTCTGCGCCGGGGCCTCCTCATCCTCGGTCCACGAAGCTGCGCACACCTGCGCAATTTCGGTCAAGTCGGAAACGGGTTCGCGCTCCGGGTCGGCTGCAAAGGACAGTGGGCGGGTGGTTGCCTCCAGGGCGTCGATAAGCACGAGTTTGCCGACGGCGACCTTGCCGACACCAGTGAGCACCTTGATAGCTTCGACGACCATCATGGAGCCGATCTGTCCGACCATTGCGCCGAGGACACCGCCTGCGGCGCACGACGGCACGGAGCCGGGATCGGGGATGTCGGGGTAAAGATCGCGAAGCATGGGGCCGTGGCCAGGCCAGAAGACGGACAGTTGCCCTGCGAACTGCAGAATCGTGGCCCAGACCAGCGGCGTTCCGGTCAGCTCCGCGGCATCGGAGGACAGGTAGCGCGTGGCGAAGTTGTCCGCGCCGTCGAGCACTACATCGTGAGTGGCGAAGAGCTCCTCAGCATTGTCGACGCTTAACCTGCCGACGATTGCGGTCACCGATGCCTCGGAGTCAAGGCGCCGCACGGCATCCGCGGCAGATTCGGCCTTCGGGCGACCAATATCGGACTCACGGTGAATGACCTGGCGCTGAAGATTGGACTCGTCGACCACGTCATCGTCAATGATTGTGATATGCCCGACCCCTGCCCCGGCCAGGTATAACAGCGCAGGCGATCCCAAGCCACCAGCTCCGATAACGAGGACGCGGGAGGATCGCAAAGTTCGCTGCCCCTCGGCACCAAAGCCCGGCAGTGTTAGGTGCCGCGCGTACCGGCGCAGGTCGCGGTCCGAAAGATTGACACCCTGCTCCGCCATTACAGAGAATCCTGCTCGCGTGCGCCGCTGACGCGCTCAGTGATGATGCCCTCAAACGACGAGCTCGCCTGGGCCAGTCGACGCCGTGGAATGCGGCCGGACTCGCGAGCAGTCAGTCCTGCCTCAACGCCGAAGCGCATCGCCGTGGCCATGCCCACCGGATCATGTGCACGGGTCACTGCGGATGCCAACAGCACTGCATCGCAGCCAAGCTCCATCGCCTGCGCTGCCTCAGACGCGGTACCGATGCCCGCATCCAGGATGATGGGCACATTCGCGCGGTCCACAATCAGCTCGATGTTGTGTGGGTTAAGAATGCCCAGGCCAGTACCAATCGGCGAGCCCGCCGGCATGACAGCTGCACAGCCCAGATCCTCCAGCCGCTTGGCCAGCGCCGGATCGTCGTTGGTGTAGGCGAAAACGACGAAGTCGTCAGCTACCAACTGCTCCGCTGCCGCGACCAGCTCGACCGGGTCGGGCAGCAGCGTGTCCTCGTCGGCGATGACCTCGAGCTTCAGCAGGTTGGTTTCCAGCGCCTCGCGGGCCAACTGCGCAGTCAGCACCGCGTCACGAGCGGTATAGCACCCCGCAGTATTCGGCAGCGCCGCAATATTGTTGCGCTGCAAAATCTCAAAAACGTTCTGCTTCGTACCGGGCGTAAAGCGGCGCATCGCCACCGTAGTCAGCTCAGTGCCCGAAGCCACCAGCGCCCGCTCCAGCGTATCCATGCTGGTCGCACCGCCAGTTCCCATAATCAGACGGGAGTTCAACTCCAGTCCGCCAATGCGCAGCGGTTCACGTGTAACTTCGCTCGCCGTCCCGGTTTCATTTTCCTGCGCGGACATGTTTGCTTGTGCGGAATTCTCGGTCATCTCTAGCCTCCCTGAACTGCTGTCACGATGTCGATGGCGCCTGCCACGGGCGTGCTCGCCCACTTGGCTCGCGGGATTACCGCACCATCCACGGCTACCGCGATTCCCAGGCGGGTGCCGTCCGCGACAGTGCCGTCGTCGTTAAGCGCGTGCCCCGTGTGCTTAGCGACGAGGTCTGCGACCATCTCCCCCGCAGCCGGTGTGTAGCCTTCGCCATTGAGTGTTGTGGTGGACATAAGCGAGCCTCCTCTAATCGCTGAAGCGGAATGGATTGACGGCGGAAAGAAGCGCCGGGTCGTTGTCATTTTCCCGACCTGCGACGACATCGGCCGTGAGTTTGGAACCGATGGCCGTAAGCAGAATGCCGTGACGGAAGTAGCCGGTGGACACGGTCAATCCAGGAACCACGCGGCCAATCATGGGGACATCGTCCGGGGAGCCAGGCCGGGCGCGGGCGGTCATCTCGTAGATTTCGCAGTCGAGAATGCCGGGCACCAGGCGGTATGCGTCGCGGAGTAGCTGGTGGACTCCTTCGGCGGAGACACCGGTCAGGTCATCTTCACGCGAGGTTGCGCCGAGCACGACGGTGCCGTCGGCACGCGGGACGATATAAACCGGACGCCCCTGAACCACACCGCGAATAGTGCGGGTGACCAGCGGCTGCAAGCGCTCCGGCACCCGCAGACGCAGCACATCCCCATAGACCGGGCGCAGCGGCAGATTCAGATTCTCCGGCAGACCGGCCATATCGGCGGTGTTCAGCCCCGCAGCCAGAACGACCTCATCGGCGAGGTAGTCATTTCCGTCCGTGCCGCGCAGCCCAATGGCTTGGCGGGGGTCGGCATCGGAAGCGTAAATAACCTCTTCCGCGCGGGTGCGGATGACGCGGTCTCCCAGAATGGTCAGCAACGCTTCGGCGAGCAGACGCGGATTGACCTGGTGATCTCCCGGAATATCCACCGCACCAACACAGCCCGGCCCCAGTGCCGGTTCTGCCCGGCGCGCCTCGGTGGCGGTGATGCGGTTGATCTCCATGCCCATGTCATGCTGCAGCTCAACGAGCTCGCTGAGTGTCTGCCGGTCAGCGGCATCGCCCGCACAAACAAACGTGGAATTCTCGATATAGCCAACATCGTGGCCCGATTCCTCGGCGATGGCCTGGGCAAAGTCGCGGTAGAGCTTGCCCGATTCCACCATCAGCGGATACAGCGTCGGCTGATCCCACACGACTTCGGCAACCGGCGCCAGCATGCCAGCCGCGGCGAAGGTTGCGCCGGAAACGGGCTCGGCATCGAGGACGGTCACATCGAATCCCTGGCGGAGTAGTCTCCATGCCGTCGCCAAGCCGATAATGCCCGCGCCTGCGATAACAACGCTTGACGACGTATTCCCTGTGCCGCCCTCACTTGTCGAGGCGGCACCCATAGCGGCAGCATTCACTGCCATTCCTCCCTCCGGCGGCATAACCCGCATCAGGTAAAAGCGGTCGGCGTTACTCGCCCTCTCAGCCAGCGGCATCTCATCGATACCGAGTACGGCTCCCGCGGAACGTGGTACTCCCCCATCATATGACTTCGGACTCACCGCCACGACACCGCATCCCCAACCTCGCCTAACATGGGGACATGAACGCCTCATCAGCCGCCACTCGCACAACACGACGCGCCCTGCTTGCCGACGCCCGCCTGTACCTCTGCACCGACTCGCGCGCATCCCGTGGTGATCTGCGCGAGTTCCTGCACGCCTGTTACGAAGGCGGCACCGACATCATCCAGCTGCGCGACAAGAAAGTCGACACCCGCGACGAGATCGCCGCCGTGGAGACCCTCGCCGAGGTCGCCGCTGAACACGGCAAGCTCTTCGCCGTCAATGACCGCGCCGACATTGCCGCACTGACCGGCGCAGACATCCTGCATGTGGGCCAGGAAGACCTCAGCACCGAGCAGGCCCGCCAGATCGTTGGCCCCGAGGTTCTCATCGGCCGCTCCAACCGAAATCTGGACATGTTCGCCGCCTCGCTTGCCGACGATGGCATCGATTACGCGGTAATCGGCCCGGTGTATGCCACCCCGACGAAGCCCGACCGTCAACCCGTCGGAGTCGAGATGGTCCGTGAAGCTGCGGCACTCGTGCGGAGGGTGCGTGCACAGGGTTCAGCGGAGTCCCACCAGGATTCCGTGGCCGATATTGTGCGCCCGCACGACCGCGGCGCAAGTGACCCGGTAAAGCCATGGTGGGCAATCGGCGGTATCAACGCCGAG
The sequence above is drawn from the Corynebacterium jeikeium genome and encodes:
- a CDS encoding adenylyltransferase/sulfurtransferase MoeZ (The proteins in this cluster have high sequence similarity to MoeB and are possibly involved in the synthesis of molybdopterin, but there has been no biochemical or physiological characterization. There is also no genetic linkage to other molybdopterin cofactor synthesis proteins. These proteins are similar to a Pseudomonas stutzeri protein which is essential to pyridine-2,6-bis(thiocarboxylic acid) synthesis that possibly activates a substrate by adenylation), with protein sequence MAEQGVNLSDRDLRRYARHLTLPGFGAEGQRTLRSSRVLVIGAGGLGSPALLYLAGAGVGHITIIDDDVVDESNLQRQVIHRESDIGRPKAESAADAVRRLDSEASVTAIVGRLSVDNAEELFATHDVVLDGADNFATRYLSSDAAELTGTPLVWATILQFAGQLSVFWPGHGPMLRDLYPDIPDPGSVPSCAAGGVLGAMVGQIGSMMVVEAIKVLTGVGKVAVGKLVLIDALEATTRPLSFAADPEREPVSDLTEIAQVCAASWTEDEEAPAQSMRSIGPNTAHELLAEGVPLIDVREPEEHAEAAIAGSVLVPLGNIRSRGWAAIREAWAERNLQSNYPRVLIHCHSGARSQQAIELLASEIEADGAIPELINLDGGIVAWQAAGQETVVKRGGTH
- the thiO gene encoding glycine oxidase ThiO — translated: MNAAAMGAASTSEGGTGNTSSSVVIAGAGIIGLATAWRLLRQGFDVTVLDAEPVSGATFAAAGMLAPVAEVVWDQPTLYPLMVESGKLYRDFAQAIAEESGHDVGYIENSTFVCAGDAADRQTLSELVELQHDMGMEINRITATEARRAEPALGPGCVGAVDIPGDHQVNPRLLAEALLTILGDRVIRTRAEEVIYASDADPRQAIGLRGTDGNDYLADEVVLAAGLNTADMAGLPENLNLPLRPVYGDVLRLRVPERLQPLVTRTIRGVVQGRPVYIVPRADGTVVLGATSREDDLTGVSAEGVHQLLRDAYRLVPGILDCEIYEMTARARPGSPDDVPMIGRVVPGLTVSTGYFRHGILLTAIGSKLTADVVAGRENDNDPALLSAVNPFRFSD
- a CDS encoding thiamine phosphate synthase — encoded protein: MNASSAATRTTRRALLADARLYLCTDSRASRGDLREFLHACYEGGTDIIQLRDKKVDTRDEIAAVETLAEVAAEHGKLFAVNDRADIAALTGADILHVGQEDLSTEQARQIVGPEVLIGRSNRNLDMFAASLADDGIDYAVIGPVYATPTKPDRQPVGVEMVREAAALVRRVRAQGSAESHQDSVADIVRPHDRGASDPVKPWWAIGGINAETAGEVIAAGAERIVVVRALTEAANPEEAARALRAVVSPRS
- a CDS encoding thiamine biosynthesis protein ThiS, which produces MSTTTLNGEGYTPAAGEMVADLVAKHTGHALNDDGTVADGTRLGIAVAVDGAVIPRAKWASTPVAGAIDIVTAVQGG
- a CDS encoding thiazole synthase; its protein translation is MTENSAQANMSAQENETGTASEVTREPLRIGGLELNSRLIMGTGGATSMDTLERALVASGTELTTVAMRRFTPGTKQNVFEILQRNNIAALPNTAGCYTARDAVLTAQLAREALETNLLKLEVIADEDTLLPDPVELVAAAEQLVADDFVVFAYTNDDPALAKRLEDLGCAAVMPAGSPIGTGLGILNPHNIELIVDRANVPIILDAGIGTASEAAQAMELGCDAVLLASAVTRAHDPVGMATAMRFGVEAGLTARESGRIPRRRLAQASSSFEGIITERVSGAREQDSL